A genomic region of Acidobacteriota bacterium contains the following coding sequences:
- a CDS encoding DoxX family protein codes for MDGFLNRYASYVYAILRIVTGFLFMLHGTQKLFGYPPSASGGGEFTNLMAVGGAIELIGGLLIMIGLFTGIAAFISSGTMAVAYFMFHSSLQALLPIVNKGELAVVYCFLFLYIAARGSGVWSVDSIFRGSGSSSGV; via the coding sequence ATGGATGGATTTCTCAACCGGTACGCAAGCTACGTGTACGCAATTTTAAGGATAGTTACCGGATTTTTGTTCATGCTGCACGGAACTCAAAAGTTGTTCGGATATCCGCCGTCAGCGTCGGGCGGCGGCGAATTCACAAATCTCATGGCGGTTGGCGGTGCGATCGAGTTGATCGGCGGCCTTTTGATAATGATCGGCCTGTTCACTGGGATCGCAGCATTCATTTCGAGCGGGACGATGGCTGTCGCGTATTTTATGTTTCATTCAAGCCTGCAAGCGCTCCTTCCGATCGTGAACAAAGGAGAACTTGCGGTCGTCTATTGTTTTCTATTTCTTTACATTGCTGCACGCGGTTCCGGCGTTTGGAGCGTCGATTCGATATTCCGAGGCTCCGGTAGTTCGAGCGGCGTCTGA